A DNA window from Roseovarius sp. Pro17 contains the following coding sequences:
- the pyrF gene encoding orotidine-5'-phosphate decarboxylase translates to MQPFPDNRLIVALDVPDALSGLALAERIGPQVGFYKIGLGMLTGGGLALANELKTEHGKRIFMDLKLFDIGATVEAAVRGLAQFDLDFLTVHGDPHVVRAAAEGASGQLTKILAVTILTSLDRADLDAGLIEPGDIPDLVCIRAARAFEAGADGVIASPQEAALIRTLPEAEGRLIVTPGVRPDGSPLGDQKRVATPAQAIADGADHIVVGRPIWAADDPAAAAADILASLP, encoded by the coding sequence ATGCAACCATTCCCCGACAACCGCCTGATCGTCGCCCTCGACGTGCCCGACGCCCTGTCGGGCCTTGCACTGGCCGAGCGGATCGGCCCCCAAGTCGGGTTTTACAAGATCGGGCTTGGCATGTTGACCGGTGGCGGCCTTGCCCTTGCCAACGAATTAAAGACCGAGCACGGCAAGCGCATTTTTATGGACCTAAAGCTGTTTGATATCGGCGCCACAGTCGAGGCGGCGGTGCGTGGACTGGCGCAGTTTGATCTGGATTTTTTGACAGTGCACGGCGATCCACATGTCGTGCGCGCCGCCGCCGAAGGCGCGTCTGGCCAGCTCACGAAAATCCTCGCCGTCACGATCCTGACATCGCTGGACCGCGCCGATCTGGATGCTGGCCTGATCGAACCCGGCGATATTCCCGATTTGGTCTGCATCCGCGCCGCGCGCGCCTTTGAGGCGGGCGCAGATGGCGTCATCGCCTCGCCGCAGGAGGCCGCGCTGATCCGCACCCTGCCCGAGGCCGAGGGCCGCTTGATCGTCACACCCGGCGTGCGCCCTGATGGTAGCCCCCTTGGTGATCAAAAAAGGGTGGCAACACCGGCGCAGGCCATAGCGGACGGTGCCGATCATATCGTCGTGGGCCGGCCAATCTGGGCCGCCGACGATCCAGCGGCGGCAGCAGCAGATATTCTGGCAAGCCTGCCTTGA
- a CDS encoding DNA polymerase IV: MPAFCRDCLTENDPAQRRCVACGRPRVVAHPELYDLGIAHMDCDAFYASVEKRDDPSLEGKPVVIGGGRRGVVSTACYVARIRGVRSAMPMFQALKLCPDAVVIKPRMEVYAAVSRQIRAMMEDLTPAIEPLSLDEAFLDLRGTARLHGAPPAVMLARLVQRMRAELGVTGSIGLSHNKFLAKIASDLDKPRGFSVIGEAETAAFLEGQPVRLIWGVGQAAQASLEAAGIRTFSDLLRWERTDLHARFGAMGDRLWHLARGQDHRRVDARAPVKSISNETTFHDDTGNLDILDGHIWRLAEKVSDRAKARQLAGRVVTLKLKRSNHSSLTRRQSLRDASQMADTIYRTARALMDGAAGEAPFRLIGVGLSDLVDESGADLSGDLLDPGAVRRSEAERARDEIRRKFGDSAILKGRALR, encoded by the coding sequence ATGCCAGCATTCTGCCGCGACTGCCTAACCGAAAACGACCCCGCACAGCGCCGCTGCGTCGCCTGCGGTCGACCGCGCGTCGTGGCGCATCCCGAACTATATGATCTGGGCATTGCCCACATGGATTGTGACGCCTTTTATGCCAGCGTGGAAAAGCGCGACGATCCCAGCCTTGAGGGCAAGCCGGTCGTCATCGGTGGCGGGCGACGCGGCGTTGTGTCGACGGCCTGCTATGTGGCGCGGATACGCGGAGTGCGTTCGGCGATGCCGATGTTTCAGGCGCTCAAACTTTGCCCCGATGCTGTCGTGATAAAACCACGGATGGAAGTCTATGCCGCCGTCTCGCGCCAGATCCGCGCCATGATGGAGGATCTGACGCCCGCTATCGAGCCTCTATCGCTGGACGAGGCGTTTCTGGACCTGCGCGGCACTGCCCGACTGCACGGTGCGCCGCCCGCCGTGATGCTGGCGCGACTGGTGCAACGGATGCGCGCTGAGCTGGGCGTGACAGGCTCGATCGGGCTCAGCCATAACAAGTTTCTGGCCAAGATCGCGTCAGACCTGGACAAGCCGCGCGGCTTTTCCGTGATCGGAGAGGCCGAGACAGCCGCATTCCTTGAGGGCCAGCCCGTGCGCCTGATATGGGGCGTCGGTCAGGCGGCCCAGGCATCACTGGAGGCGGCGGGCATCCGCACGTTCTCTGACCTTTTGCGGTGGGAGCGCACGGATTTGCACGCCCGCTTTGGCGCGATGGGCGATCGGCTCTGGCACCTTGCACGCGGGCAGGATCACCGACGCGTGGATGCGCGCGCGCCGGTCAAGTCGATCTCGAACGAGACGACCTTTCACGACGATACCGGTAATCTGGACATTCTCGACGGCCATATCTGGCGGCTTGCCGAAAAGGTGTCGGACCGGGCCAAGGCACGGCAATTGGCCGGACGCGTGGTGACGCTGAAGCTGAAGCGATCCAATCACAGCAGCCTGACACGCCGCCAATCACTGCGCGATGCCAGCCAGATGGCTGACACGATCTATCGCACAGCGCGCGCGCTGATGGATGGCGCAGCAGGCGAGGCGCCCTTTCGGCTGATCGGTGTGGGTCTGTCGGATTTGGTGGACGAGAGCGGCGCAGATTTGTCGGGCGACCTGCTGGATCCCGGTGCCGTTCGACGTAGCGAGGCCGAGCGCGCGCGCGACGAGATCCGGCGCAAGTTTGGCGACAGCGCCATCCTGAAGGGGCGCGCGCTGCGCTAG
- a CDS encoding N-formylglutamate amidohydrolase: MPNAAYHLRAPIRRETSVVFASPHSACDYPAWFLAQALPDALAMRSSEDAFIDQLFGTAPQHGAPLLLAGMPRAFVDLNRSADELDPALIHGVRHAGHNPRVASGLGVIPRVVAGGRAIYDGKMSLPEARRRIDLYWRPYHAALIGEMDRAHKDFGRAILIDCHSMPHEALDGTVRPGARRPDVVLGDRFGASASRDVTERIEAAFTRAGLCVVRNTPFAGAYITQTYGRPPRGRHAVQVEIDRALYMNEKKIQPSADFAAFQALMTGVIAELADIGRPARMPLAAE, encoded by the coding sequence ATGCCCAACGCCGCCTATCATCTACGCGCCCCCATACGGCGCGAAACCAGCGTCGTCTTTGCGTCGCCCCATAGCGCGTGCGATTATCCTGCGTGGTTCCTTGCGCAGGCACTGCCGGATGCGCTGGCGATGCGCAGTTCCGAGGACGCGTTCATCGATCAGCTCTTTGGCACTGCGCCGCAGCATGGTGCGCCGCTGCTGCTGGCTGGGATGCCGCGCGCGTTCGTCGATCTTAATCGTAGCGCGGATGAGCTGGATCCGGCCCTGATCCACGGTGTGCGCCATGCGGGCCACAACCCCCGCGTCGCATCGGGTCTGGGTGTCATACCCCGCGTCGTTGCGGGCGGGCGCGCGATATATGACGGCAAGATGAGTCTGCCCGAGGCGCGCAGGCGGATCGACCTCTATTGGCGGCCCTACCATGCCGCATTGATCGGCGAAATGGACCGCGCGCATAAGGACTTTGGCCGTGCGATCCTGATCGACTGCCATTCAATGCCGCATGAGGCGCTGGATGGCACCGTGCGCCCCGGTGCGCGTCGACCTGACGTGGTGCTGGGCGACCGTTTTGGGGCGTCCGCCAGTCGCGACGTTACGGAGCGGATCGAGGCCGCATTTACCCGCGCGGGCCTCTGCGTGGTGCGCAACACCCCCTTTGCAGGTGCATATATTACGCAAACCTACGGGCGGCCACCGCGCGGTCGTCATGCCGTGCAGGTCGAAATTGACCGCGCGCTTTACATGAATGAAAAGAAGATCCAGCCCAGCGCGGATTTCGCTGCGTTTCAGGCGCTGATGACCGGTGTAATCGCTGAGCTGGCCGATATAGGTCGCCCGGCGCGGATGCCACTCGCCGCCGAGTAG
- the ykgO gene encoding type B 50S ribosomal protein L36: MKVRNSLRSLKNRHRDCRVVRRKGRVYVINKTQRRFKARQG, from the coding sequence ATGAAAGTTCGCAACTCGCTCCGCTCGCTTAAGAACCGGCACCGGGATTGCCGCGTCGTGCGCCGCAAAGGCCGCGTTTACGTGATCAACAAAACCCAGCGCCGCTTTAAGGCCCGTCAGGGCTAA